From one Leptospira andrefontaineae genomic stretch:
- a CDS encoding aminopeptidase P N-terminal domain-containing protein, translating to MDQNIFRKRIREVQNLLKESEVLLIFAAPQKIRNRDVEYKFRQDSDYYYLTGIEEEDGVLVLRRDFSAHFALPKDKEKEIWTGIRLGREEIKRRLELDQSFDLGEWDSKISDILTNQFTLYHFFGKDSKRDSELLELISSLNRRLREGKFGPQRWEIPNFLHEMRMLKSPEEIDKLKESSRITALGHERLFKETKVGMYEFELESILESEYLKHGAWGGGYGHIVAAGKNATILHYTTNRAKIGDNELILVDSGAEKDYYTADVTRVFPSGKKFTSEQRTIYQLVLDVQKQAILDTKQGVEFNAVHEKTVKNLTSGLIDIGLLKGNISEVIERGEYRRFYMHRTGHYLGMDVHDVGRYFENGKSKPMQNGLVVTVEPGLYFDPTDETIPAGFRGIGVRIEDDVLVNGDSPVVLTSMIAKEVDEIEAMRA from the coding sequence ATGGACCAAAACATTTTTAGAAAACGGATCCGAGAAGTTCAGAATCTTTTGAAAGAGTCGGAAGTCCTACTTATCTTTGCTGCTCCTCAAAAGATCCGTAATAGAGATGTGGAGTATAAATTTAGACAGGACTCCGATTATTATTATCTGACAGGTATTGAGGAAGAAGATGGTGTTTTGGTTTTACGTAGGGACTTCTCCGCTCATTTTGCACTTCCTAAAGATAAAGAAAAAGAAATTTGGACAGGCATTCGTCTTGGCAGAGAAGAGATCAAAAGAAGGTTAGAGCTGGATCAAAGTTTTGATCTTGGAGAATGGGATTCTAAAATTTCGGATATTCTCACCAATCAATTCACACTATATCATTTTTTTGGAAAGGACTCCAAAAGAGATTCAGAGTTACTCGAACTGATCAGTTCTTTGAACAGAAGACTCCGAGAAGGTAAATTCGGTCCCCAAAGATGGGAAATCCCTAATTTTCTCCATGAGATGAGAATGTTAAAATCCCCGGAAGAGATCGATAAATTAAAAGAGTCTTCCAGGATCACTGCACTCGGCCATGAGAGATTATTCAAAGAAACGAAAGTCGGGATGTACGAATTCGAATTAGAGTCCATTCTGGAATCTGAATATTTGAAACATGGCGCATGGGGTGGAGGGTACGGCCATATAGTCGCCGCAGGAAAAAATGCAACCATTCTACATTATACGACTAACAGAGCAAAGATCGGAGATAACGAACTTATTTTAGTGGATAGCGGAGCGGAGAAGGATTATTATACCGCAGACGTTACCCGCGTTTTCCCTTCGGGAAAAAAATTCACTTCAGAACAAAGAACTATTTATCAACTCGTATTGGATGTGCAGAAACAGGCGATCTTGGATACAAAACAAGGTGTGGAGTTTAATGCAGTTCATGAGAAGACTGTGAAAAATCTGACTTCCGGATTGATTGACATAGGGTTATTGAAGGGAAATATTTCAGAGGTCATAGAAAGGGGAGAATACCGCAGATTTTATATGCATAGGACAGGTCACTATCTCGGAATGGATGTGCATGATGTAGGGCGCTATTTCGAGAATGGAAAAAGTAAACCTATGCAGAATGGGCTTGTTGTAACTGTGGAACCAGGATTATATTTTGATCCTACGGATGAAACAATTCCTGCGGGATTCAGAGGGATCGGAGTTCGAATAGAGGATGATGTTTTGGTGAACGGAGACAGCCCTGTAGTTCTGACTTCTATGATCGCGAAAGAAGTGGATGAGATTGAGGCGATGAGAGCCTGA
- a CDS encoding glycosyltransferase family 9 protein, translating to MSENILVIQTAFLGDLILTTPLFREIKRRFPGSKMTVIVNKGTESVLEGNPWIDQIIPLDKKQIKSSFFGFWDFCKELRKHNFAICISPHFSFRSSIISFLSGAKRRIGYKTAGFSFLLNEKKPRLLRGPHEVDKLLSLIYSEEERKTISRRPELFWKPESVIGIQSEMKKNGLEKGNYILVSPSSVWETKRLPADKFKTVSKLLHERTGLKIVLTGGKGDSKLCEEVGEGFGINLAGKTSLPEMSYLMSGAALLVTNDSSPIHFASAFNIPTLAAFGATIPAFGYTPLASKVFISEINGLDCRPCGIHGGRVCPKKHFRCMLEQDTDRMVEEGIRLIKG from the coding sequence ATGTCCGAAAATATTTTAGTCATCCAAACCGCATTCTTAGGCGACCTGATCTTAACTACTCCGTTATTTAGGGAGATCAAGAGAAGGTTTCCTGGATCTAAAATGACAGTGATCGTGAACAAGGGGACCGAATCCGTTTTAGAAGGGAATCCTTGGATAGATCAGATCATCCCTTTGGATAAAAAACAGATCAAATCTTCCTTTTTCGGTTTTTGGGATTTCTGTAAAGAATTAAGAAAACATAATTTTGCAATTTGTATTTCTCCACATTTTTCATTTCGTTCTTCCATAATCTCTTTTTTAAGCGGAGCTAAAAGAAGGATAGGTTATAAGACAGCAGGATTTTCATTTTTATTAAATGAAAAAAAGCCAAGATTATTAAGAGGACCTCATGAGGTGGACAAACTTCTTTCTCTTATTTATTCGGAAGAAGAAAGAAAGACTATTTCGAGGCGGCCCGAACTGTTTTGGAAACCTGAATCAGTTATAGGGATCCAATCCGAAATGAAAAAGAATGGTTTGGAAAAGGGGAATTATATACTCGTTTCTCCTTCTTCTGTTTGGGAAACAAAACGTTTACCGGCGGATAAATTCAAAACGGTTAGTAAACTTCTACATGAAAGAACTGGACTAAAAATCGTTCTGACCGGAGGCAAAGGAGATTCTAAACTTTGCGAAGAAGTAGGAGAAGGTTTCGGGATCAACCTTGCCGGTAAGACATCCCTTCCTGAGATGAGTTATCTGATGAGTGGAGCAGCACTTCTTGTGACCAATGATTCTTCTCCCATTCATTTTGCTTCTGCATTTAATATTCCAACTCTGGCCGCTTTCGGCGCCACCATCCCTGCATTCGGTTATACTCCATTGGCAAGCAAAGTGTTTATATCGGAAATAAACGGCCTAGACTGTCGTCCTTGCGGTATTCATGGGGGAAGGGTCTGCCCTAAAAAACATTTTCGTTGTATGTTGGAACAGGATACGGACAGAATGGTGGAAGAAGGAATTCGTCTAATAAAAGGATAA